The Xenopus laevis strain J_2021 chromosome 5L, Xenopus_laevis_v10.1, whole genome shotgun sequence genome has a segment encoding these proteins:
- the dvl3.L gene encoding segment polarity protein dishevelled homolog DVL-3 isoform X4: MVVVLCFGNRDRNHSSSRAQTASQLHRQPSNLQPHSWYLGLHQQSSHSTRINGTSKMERRRDTGGYESSSTLMSSELDSTSFFDSDEDDSTSRFSNSTEQSSASRLMRRHKRRRRKPKAPQIERSSSFSSITDSTMSLNIITVTLNMEKYNFLGISIVGQSNERGDGGIYIGSIMKGGAVAADGRIEPGDMLLQVNDTNFENMSNDDAVRVLRDIVHKPGPITLTVAKCWDPSPRNCFTLPRSEPIRPIDPAAWVSHTAAMTGTYPAYGMSPSMSTITSTSSSITSSIPETERFDDFQLSIHSDMVTIVKAMSSSESGLEVRDRMWLKITIPNAFIGSDVVDWLYHHVEGFTDRREARKYASNLLKAGYIRHTVNKITFSEQCYYIFGDLCGNMANLSLNDHDGSSGTSDQDTLAPLPHPGAAPWPIAFQYQYPLPHPYSPHPGFPDPAYIYGGGSAGSQHSEGSRSSGSNRSSTEKRKDRETKGGDSKSGGSGSESDHTTRSSLRRDRAASERSVPASEHSHRSHHSIAHSIRSHHTHQSFGPPGIPPLYGAPMMMMPAPVSVMGPPGAPPSRDLASVPPELTASRQSFRMAMGNPTAKNSGVFDFL, encoded by the exons ATGGTTGTAGTCCTGTGCTTCGGAAATAGGGATCGCAATCACTCCAGCTCTAGAGCACAAACCGCTTCACAGCTGCATAGGCAACCCTCCAACTTGCAGCCTCATTCATGGTACCTAGGATTGCACCAGCAAAGCTCACACT CTACCAGGATAAATGGCACATCAAAGATGGAGAGGCGAAGAGATACAGGAGGATATGAGAGCTCTTCTACCCTCATGAGTAGTGAATTGGACTCTACTAGCTTCTTTGACTCTGATGAAGATGATTCCACAAGCAG GTTCAGTAACTCAACAGAGCAGAGCAGTGCGTCACGACTGATGAGAAGACATAAGAGACGCAGGAGGAAACCAAAAGCTCCTCAAATTGAGAGG TCTTCTTCGTTCAGCAGTATCACGGACTCTACCATGTCTTTGAATATTATCACTGTCACTCTGAATATGG agaaatacaatTTCCTTGGTATCAGCATTGTAGGACAAAGCAATGAACGTGGGGATGGAGGTATCTACATTGGTTCAATAATGAAAGGTGGAGCTGTGGCTGCAGATGGGAGGATTGAACCAGGCGATATGTTACTCCAG GTAAATGATACCAATTTTGAGAACATGAGCAATGATGATGCAGTGCGGGTGCTGAGAGATATTGTACACAAACCAGG ACCAATTACTCTTACTGTTGCCAAGTGCTGGGATCCCTCCCCTCGCAACTGCTTCACTCTACCTAGAA GTGAACCAATAAGACCGATTGATCCAGCAGCCTGGGTTTCACATACAGCTGCAATGACTGGTACTTATCCGGCTTATGGTATGAGTCCATCAATGAGCACAATTACATCGACAAGTTCCTCCATTACCAGCTCCATTCCAGAGACAGAAC GTTTTGATGACTTTCAGTTGTCCATACACAGTGACATGGTTACCATTGTAAAAGCTATGAGTTCCTCGGAATCTGGCCTGGAAGTGAGGGACAGAATGTGGTTGAAGATAACCATTCCCAATGCTTTTATTG GTTCTGATGTTGTGGACTGGTTGTATCATCATGTTGAAGGATTCACAGATCGAAGAGAAGCCAGGAAATATGCCAGCAACCTCCTTAAAGCTGGATACATTCGGCACActgtcaataaaatcactttttctGAACAATGTTACTACATCTTTGGAGACTTGTGCGGCA ACATGGCGAACCTCTCCCTGAATGACCATGATGGTTCCAGTGGAACGTCTGACCAGGACACTTTGGCACCCCTGCCACATCCTGGAGCTGCTCCTTGGCCAATAGCATTTCAGTATCAATATCCACTGCCTCACCCATATAGCCCTCATCCTGGATTTCCCGACCCCGCATACATATATGGAGGTGGCAGTGCCGGAAGTCAACACAGTGAAG GTAGTAGGAGTAGTGGCTCCAACCGGAGCAGCACAGAGAAACGGAAAGATCGAGAGACCAAAGGTGGGGATTCCAAGTCTGGAGGAAGTGGAAGTGAGTCCGATCATACCACGCGTAGCAGTCTGCGTAGAGATCGAGCTGCCAGTGAGCGTTCAGTTCCAGCAAGTGAACACAGCCATCGAAGTCACCATTCCATCGCACACAGTATCAGAAGTCATCACACACACCAGTCCTTCGGTCCACCAGGAATCCCACCTCTTTATGGTGCCCCAATGATGATGATGCCAGCACCTGTGTCAGTTATGGGGCCACCAGGAGCCCCACCCAGCCGTGACCTTGCCTCAGTACCACCTGAACTCACCGCTAGTAGACAATCCTTCCGCATGGCAATGGGGAACCCCA CAGCAAAGAATTCTGGGGTGTTTGACTTTCTCTGA